TGGAAGTTGACAAAAGAATTCCTTGCCCACATGACTGTTTGAGATAGTGCAAAACCCGAAGTGCTGCATCCAAGTGGAAGTTCGAGGCTTATCCATGAATTGGCTTAATGTGTTCAATGCATATGCCAAATATGGTCTAGTGATAGTCAAATATATCAGTTTCCCAACTAGTCTTTGATATGAAGATGGATCCGAGATAAGTTCTCCATCCATCTCACTAAGTGCCAGGTTTGGTTCCATTAGTAGATTACATGGTTTAGCCCCAAGGAAACCAGTATCGTCAAGTATCTCCAAGGCATATTTCCATTGTGGCAGGAAAATTCCAATTTTGGAGCGAGCCACCTCTATCCCTAAAAAGTACTTCAAGGGACCAAGATCCTTCAGTTTAAAGTATTCTCTCAAGTATTTCTTAAGCCCATTGATCTGTTGCAAGTTGTTTCTTGACAAAATAGTATCATCTACATAGACCAAGACGATGGTGAAACTTGTTTTGTGGGATCGGACAAACATGAAGTAATTTGCTTTTGATTGTTTATAATCAACATTGATAACTAGTGTGAAAGATAATTTAGCATACCATTGCCTGGatgcttgtttgagaccatatagAGACTTGTTTAGCTTGCATATTCTGGTCTCCCCCTTTTGTCTGAAGCCAGAAGGGAGATGCATAGAGACATCTCATCGAGATCACCATGTAGAAAGGCATTATTAATATCAAGTTGAAAGAGGTGCCAATTGTGGGCAGCAGTAAGAGCAAGGATAGTGCGAATGGTGACCATCTTGGCTACAGGGGTAGAAGTTTTCAGTGTAATCAATCTCTTCCTTTTGGATGTACAATTTGGCAACAAGACGAGCCTTGTTACATTCTACAGATCCATCAGGATTGTATTTGattttgtacacccatttgcacccaatggGTCATTTGTGGGGTGGAAGAGGAGTCAAAGTCCAAGTGTGATTGGCTTCCAAGGCATCATACTCAGCACACATAGCAGCACGCCACTTGGGATCCTACATGGCTTGCAAAAAAGACTAGGGTTCTTGTGCAGTGGAAATAGTAGTGGTGAAAGCACGGTGTGTAGAAGAAAGGGAATCATAAGAAAGAAAATCAGAAAGAGGATAAGGAGTACCTAAAGAATGGACCACCGCTGAGTCAGATGTTGGGGTAGGGCAAGAAGGGAGTgcttgttcaacatgaaaatcctATAGGTAAATAGGTGGCTAAACTGCTCGTGTGGATCGTCGGATAAGGACCATTAGAGCATGAGAAAGGGGAATGAAAAGGAGGTGAGCCAGGAGGGGTCTAGGTAGTGTTAGAAAAGAGAAGATATGGGGAGTCAAGAGGTTGCAGTGAGATAAGAGAAGATGGTTCAAAAGAGGTGTGGCTAAAAGGAAATCGATCCTCATGAAAGACTACATCACAGGAGACAGAGATTTTTTGAGTGGCAACATCATATAACACATAAGCCTTTTTTCTGTAGGGATATCCAAGGAAGGCACAACGAATGGCACGAGGGTCAAATTTAGATGAGTGGTGGAAGTAGTGGAGGCATAGTAGAGACACCCAAAAACTTGAAGGTGGTGATATTTAGGTAGGGTGTTGTAGAGTTTTTCATATAGAGATTTCCTGCCCAAAAGAGGTGTAGGGGTTCTTTTGATCAAATAAGTGACAGTAAAAAAAGCATGACCCCAAAACTCTTTAGGCATATTAGCCTGAAATAGAAGAGCTCGGGCAGCATTTAATAGATGTCGATGTTTATGTTCAACAAcctcattttgttgaggagtggaaATGCAACTAGTTTGATGCACAATGTTGTTTTCCGAATAAAATGAGGGATATTGAATTCAAAACCATTATCACAACGCACAATTGGATTGTATgggaaaattaattttcaatgattCGAATAAATGTTTGGAGAAGAGAATGAGTCTCCGACTTATGACGCATTAAATATACCCAAGTATAGCGAGTGTAATCATCAACAATGGTCAGGAAAAATTGTGCCCTAGTGAGTGATGGAACATTGTAACCCCCCCCCCCCGAAAATGTCCACATGTATTAATTGAAAAGGTACAGTAGAATAAATAGAACTTGAAGGAAATTCAAGACGTGTTTGTTTAGCCAACGGCCAAATGGAACATGGAATTAATGCCAGAGATATGTTCTGAAAGTAAAGGCAAGATTTTATTGGATAAATGATCGAGTCGGTGATGCCATAGTTGGGAATTTGATGTAGCCACCTGACGACgtgcaagagatttctttctcAATGCCCTATCCAATCATCCTCATCAAGCGTAGGTCCTGAATAAAACACAGGTGAGAAGAAAAAAACTATTAAGCAATTGAGATTTTGACAAAAAGGTGAACATAAATGAGGTTACAATAAAATGGAGCAAAaagaacatttttcaaaataagggAATGAGAGAAAACGATGGATCCATTATGTGTTACCATAGCACGACAACCATCAGGTAGTCATACTATGCAACTAGAAATGAGAATATAATAGGTTAAGTCAATAGGAGAGCGCACCATGTGATCAATGGCTCCACTGTCAAGAATCCAACGATTTCGGAAGAAAGATAGGAGAATTTACCTGATAAAGGCACAGTAGTACCTATATAGTTTTCCATAGGTGATGACTGGGAGTGAAGCAAGGCTAAAAGTTGTTGGCATTGATCTGGAGTAAAAGGAAGACTGCTAGTGGACGGATTGTTGTCAGCGGAAGAGACCTAGTGTGCACTTGACTTGGAACCCGAGCTAGTTTTATGAGGTTCAGATGGGAACCCATGGAAGAAGTAGTAGCGATCCACTGTATAACCTTCATTGTGACAGTGATTACACTTTGGACTGGGCTTGCAAAATGGCTTGCCATCTTTTAGGGTGGATAGAATACCTTTTACAACTAATGCAACCCCATTAACCGGTGGTGGAGTTTGGATGTTTCGTTGACAGTCTTCTTTAAGAACTAAACTGTAGATTCTGTTGATTGTGGGCAAAGGATCCATCAAAAGAATCATGCCGCGAATCGCACCATAGGATTCATTAAGTCCCATAATGAACTTCATGTGTGCTGGTACtgtttgtaatgacccgaaaaataatggtatttaaataataaaaagagaaggaaatggaaatagaaatggaAGGGTTTTGGGACAtagggcctcatcaacgaacacaaggagttcaccaacgagaagatatcgagaaggGTTTCTGGGActgtctgaaattcgttgacgaggaaggaagttcgtcaaccaaattattaaaggactcatcgacgaggtgacgtgtctcgtcaatgaatccggctctataaatagtgaaaacctggatTTTAGACGAACTTTCAGTGCAGAAGGGTTTTtctctttttcaaaacatcactccctccttctctcttcgatttcggccccgtttcaCATGgaattgacgatccgaagccaccacgatgctcctagtaaagttctctacaagtctgctggagctgatcgttggtggagttggtttggatttcatcccaatctcagggtaaggcattttattcagtatttatctttccctcaattataagaaatactatacacgaagaaatactgatgttttgttatggggaTGTGGattttagggtgttaagtggagaacccagtgggtatagggctagagtacagtagggacttttcagagataaggtaagggaaatatgttatgctaggaatttttataatattaacagagattttacacatatgtatataccggcttattacctagttttacagaatatgatttttaaatatttgcgTGTCCAGAGTAGATAATTatttgatgaagaacttatacagtttctacagtatatcatactatacagaatacacagatataaacagtatattacagttttattcagatcaatatgtGATGGTTTTATGCAGATCAATATATTACAAAATTTCActcagaatagtatattacagttttattcaaatcagtacgttatagttttatacagatcagtatatttACAGAATTTCATCCAGAATAGTAAATTGCAGTTTACTCAAATCAGTGTATCacagctttattcagaacagtatatacagtatttatagtttgCCATGTTTCTTATTAtaataacatacagagtatacatatAGAATATAtaaacagagtatacagacagatatatagagATATCATCAAGATGCCActgatacagaatatagagattatagagtttacagtatagaaagatagcattacggtaattttggaaacatgatgaaaacagtaaaagagtatatatgtatatatatatatatatatatatatatatagaatcagatccctgaggaatgtTTACAGACAATATAGataaagaatatagagcacggcaccattgctagatatagatagaatgcaaccacatatctccaatagtgtgtgggtaccgtcaaccgtgcttggagagtatacagctccccagttcgctgggttgagggggccggtttgatgaggtagcagctagtcccaagcctaggagtggatgcagtttggctgggctgaggtaatgtagagtatattgacttatctggagggccaaccagattaagtcctgcctacagcccgcacaaccctgtcgtgaggggtcaaatcatgacatacagagttctagggataaagcacagatatatatacgtatacagttttacagtatctgatgagtatagtatgatatcagcagtatgaaaagtataaaatacaaatgatacagttatattttaaattgtggaaagaaagatatgttttacagttttactattgtattatagttcagttgttatttaaacagtattcctaacttagttgccacaaactagtaatagcatatttccacttactgagcgtcgactcaccccatgaatttaacatttttcaggtgagccagctgggcgagtaaatcaggctcgcagatagaaagtatattgattaccttggtttagagggtaagtttatgacagggttttgtattttttttttttttttgcggtaGACGATACTGGAGGAAGTTATTGTATATGGGTATGGTCTGTATGTATagaattatggtattgtatagtacatgtggttgtatgacttatgtttccgctgtttagttatggttatatagatattaaaaaaatgatataaattttgaggtcgtcacaCTGTTGGTATGGAGCAACATCTCCCTTAAAGAGATTAGACTAAAGAGAAGATAGCTCATCCCATAGCAATTTCAGCCTTGTAAAATAGGTGGCCATAGACGTATTACCTTGAACAAGATTATGGATTTCTTGCTCAATATGATACATGCTAGGACCATTAACTTGAGAAAAATGCTCCTTCAAATTTATCCAGATATCTCGAGCAAAATCACGAAAGAGAACACTAGCATAAATTTCATTTGAAAGAGAGTTGAGAAGCCTTGCTTTTACCATATTATTGCAACGATTCCATTGTCGATACTCAGAAGAAGAAGTATTAGAGGGTTTGGATATGGTACCATCAATGAAGCCAACCATGGATTGGCTCCATGTATTGTAGTTGGTTTCAGTCAAAAGATTCAAAATAAGGACGATGCCAGGATTGTTAGAATTACTGAGATAAAAAACATGACTTGGATCATCAAAAATGTCGATGCCTGTAGTATTAGTAGCCATGGAGACAAATACAagaggggttttttttttttttttttttcactttgatCTCAACTGAGGAGGTGCTTCAGTACAGTTTTTTTGTTAAATAATAGAAAAGATACAAAATATTGCCTTGTGTTAGCGTGCTACCTTTTCATTTGAACTAATCACAAAAGAATTAAATAGAAATCAAAATGGGAGGAGAAAGCAAAGGGATGGAGAAGAGCAAAAACAAAGAAACAGATAAGAAAACAAAAGCAACAGCGGCGAGTAAAGGATCTGTACCGGCGATTAATCATGGCACAAAGGCAACAACGACGATCAAGGAACCGATGAAGACAAAGATCCAGAAGAAAGGGTCAGTGACAGCAGGTGGTGACTGTCAGCAAGCAAGTAGGCGATGACGACCGCTAGGATCAAACACGCCGAGTCAAATAACCGAGAGTGATGTGGCTGTGAGTTGGTGCAGTAGTGTGCGATTGGCAAGGGTTGTGGGAGGCGAAGTCATAGATGACACTTGAGTTAGGTGATGAGAATAAAGACAACGACATCAGATAATGATGTCGTCGGAAGTTGATGATGAGAACAGGGGGCGATGGAGATGCAAGTGTGGTGTCCATCGGGTTTGGTGTGATGGGAACAGAGTGCAGCGggtaaattttttgttttttttttttttgctgaagAAGGATTAACCTGGGTTTGATACCATgtgaatattttgagaaaccaCCACACATTAACGTGGGTGTGgatactatatttataattacaaataataattacaattaaatgaTAGCGTATATATAATGGAAACTAATATCCTAGAATGAATGAAATATCTTCAATCATGGGGGTCAATGCAGCTATATTTGGGAAGTCTCGGTGGAATGAGTTGTGTGATCCTCAACAACTCCATCACTATATAAAAATGACAGctttcattcatttcattcttGGCTTTTATTCAAAAAGTAAATTAGCATAGtacatataaaataattaaagtgGCCTTTTAAGCATATAGGAAATTTTTTAATTTGGATCCCTACTAATATCccccaataaaaaaaaaagaaagaaaagaaaatcaccTTTTTATCAGCTGGAAGATGATTGAAATACTGTTGAATCTTCACATTTGAAATTCATTAGCTCAACCCATGATGTATAACAACATGAGATCCATACTCATTCTTCTctaaacaaaaaaagaagaagactgCATCCATCCAAAATTCTTTTGTTTGTACACACTGGCATATGGGGGGAATCCCCCTtcagagtatttttttttttcttcttagggATGGTGTTGTAGCATGTTTACATCATGGtaattgttagggatttatactaaaagacatgctttatgtaatcggttttagtatttattaataacttcagttattccattttactgagaatctttgtgagcaatgtttgcttgACAttatttgttagctttggtgcaaacccaagaggggggtgaattgggtagttaaaatttattcctcctaggttaaaccagatcagcagtattacgcaacctaggggcagtctaaatgATGAAATTAcatatatgatatattaaacaatttttagaacatgcaccacaattttagtatttctcaaccaaaaagCAATTTTGTGCCaattagatatgcagtatatttagtaggaaatttaaatcaagcacaaactAGAATATAATGTAGGACAAGTAaacttgacaccgaatatgatatcgaggttcgaccaatcctgcctacgtcctcgttTTGGCTCACTAGTACAAGGATTatactatgggctcacttaac
The sequence above is a segment of the Malania oleifera isolate guangnan ecotype guangnan chromosome 8, ASM2987363v1, whole genome shotgun sequence genome. Coding sequences within it:
- the LOC131162651 gene encoding uncharacterized protein LOC131162651, yielding MATNTTGIDIFDDPSHVFYLSNSNNPGIVLILNLLTETNYNTWSQSMVGFIDGTISKPSNTSSSEYRQWNRCNNMVKARLLNSLSNEIYASVLFRDFARDIWINLKEHFSQVNGPSMYHIEQEIHNLVQGNTSMATYFTRLKLLWDELSSL